The following proteins are co-located in the Aquarana catesbeiana isolate 2022-GZ linkage group LG02, ASM4218655v1, whole genome shotgun sequence genome:
- the LOC141129922 gene encoding polyglutamine-binding protein 1-like, which produces MPLHLTLQARLAKRGILKHVESEPAEEVIAEDYDDDNVDYEATRIENLPPNWYKVFDPDCGLPYYWNVETDMVSWLSPNDPTAIMSKSTFKHKESKERLERSDGLERPERLERLERLERVERVEREELKERRHSRRDEVAPYPKSKKGRKDEEIDPMDPSAYSDAPRGTWSTGLPKRNEAKTGADTTAAGPLFQQRPYPSPGAVLRANAEASRAKPVE; this is translated from the coding sequence ATGCCCCTTCATTTGACTCTTCAGGCTCGATTAGCCAAGAGAGGGATTCTGAAGCATGTGGAATCAGAACCAGCAGAAGAGGTCATCGCAGAGGATTATGATGATGATAATGTTGATTATGAGGCAACCCGGATAGAGAATCTTCCTCCAAACTGGTACAAAGTGTTTGATCCAGACTGTGGCCTCCCTTATTACTGGAATGTGGAGACGGATATGGTGTCATGGTTGTCTCCGAATGATCCCACTGCTATTATGAGCAAAAGCACATTCAAACACAAAGAATCCAAGGAAAGGTTGGAACGGTCTGATGGACTGGAGAGGCCTGAACGGTTGGAACGGTTGGAGCGATTGGAGCGGGTTGAGAGGGTTGAGAGGGAAGAGTTAAAAGAGAGAAGACACAGCCGAAGGGATGAAGTGGCTCCTTATCCTAAATCTAAAAAAGGGAGGAAAGATGAAGAAATTGATCCCATGGACCCCAGTGCTTACTCTGATGCTCCAAGGGGTACCTGGTCCACAGGACTTCCTAAAAGAAACGAGGCCAAAACTGGAGCAGATACCACAGCTGCAGGACCCCTGTTTCAACAACGGCCATATCCAAGCCCAGGAGCCGTGCTTCGAGCCAACGCCGAGGCATCCCGCGCTAAACCAGTGGAATAA